One stretch of Rathayibacter festucae DSM 15932 DNA includes these proteins:
- a CDS encoding NUDIX domain-containing protein encodes MTGPTSAGILLHRLRGGEREVFLGRMGGPLWTRRPRAWSIPKGLHTPEEKPLDAARREFEEEIGVAAPDLDYALLGAYRQRSGKTVTVFAAESADEVAFVASNTFELEWPRGSGVVRAYPEIERAEWLPLERAREEITAGQVSALDDLERTLSATDRPAAQRPDAQDSAQ; translated from the coding sequence ATGACCGGCCCCACCAGCGCGGGCATCCTCCTGCACCGGCTGCGCGGCGGCGAGCGCGAGGTGTTCCTCGGCCGGATGGGCGGCCCGCTGTGGACGCGCCGCCCGCGGGCCTGGTCGATCCCCAAGGGCCTGCACACGCCCGAGGAGAAGCCGCTCGACGCCGCTCGGCGCGAGTTCGAGGAGGAGATCGGCGTCGCCGCCCCGGACCTCGATTACGCGCTCCTCGGCGCCTACCGCCAGCGCTCCGGGAAGACCGTCACCGTCTTCGCCGCGGAGTCCGCCGACGAGGTCGCGTTCGTCGCCAGCAACACCTTCGAGCTCGAGTGGCCGCGCGGCTCCGGAGTGGTCCGCGCCTACCCGGAGATCGAGCGCGCGGAGTGGCTGCCGCTCGAGCGCGCCCGCGAGGAGATCACCGCCGGGCAGGTGTCCGCGCTCGACGATCTCGAGCGGACCCTGTCCGCGACGGACCGACCGGCGGCCCAGCGCCCGGACGCGCAGGACTCGGCTCAGTAG